From a single Candidatus Saccharimonadales bacterium genomic region:
- a CDS encoding DHH family phosphoesterase codes for MNQEWQAAYDAIKAAKHVVVIQADNPDSDSVGSALALEGLLLDMGTERVTLYCGMMIPRYLRYFHGWDRISDTLPSDFDLWIMVDNSSLQLVGHAMDDPVYAATLKKKPAVVFDHHPTIREETSVKSLGDRVIYLNHPEYIATSELLFHWATALKLQISTETATHMGGAILGDSLGLMSSGTKPSSVRAIADLMDLGYNISEQDDERHEFDKKSPAILAYKAKLIERISYHLDNQLAMIHIPWEEIEKYSDEYNPSALIISEMRMVKGVRVAISIKSYLGGVYTGKLRASNDSNFLDKIASHFGGGGHGYAAGFKIKTDKGLEEVEREIIGVVEECMKAYDTEKRRGDDEQQDVS; via the coding sequence ATGAACCAAGAGTGGCAGGCGGCATACGATGCGATCAAAGCCGCCAAACATGTCGTCGTAATTCAAGCCGATAACCCCGACTCAGATAGCGTCGGCTCGGCTCTAGCCCTTGAAGGGCTTCTACTTGATATGGGCACCGAACGGGTGACTCTCTATTGCGGCATGATGATCCCCAGATACCTGCGCTACTTCCACGGTTGGGATCGCATCAGTGACACCCTGCCTTCCGACTTTGATCTTTGGATAATGGTCGACAACAGCAGTCTACAGCTCGTCGGACACGCCATGGACGATCCAGTCTATGCGGCGACTTTGAAGAAGAAGCCAGCCGTTGTCTTCGACCATCATCCGACAATCAGAGAAGAGACCAGCGTCAAATCGCTTGGCGATCGCGTTATCTATCTGAATCATCCCGAATATATCGCTACGTCTGAGTTGCTCTTTCACTGGGCGACCGCCCTCAAGCTGCAGATCAGCACCGAAACGGCTACCCATATGGGCGGGGCGATTTTGGGCGATTCACTCGGCCTGATGAGCTCTGGCACAAAGCCCTCGAGCGTCCGAGCCATTGCTGACCTGATGGATCTCGGCTACAACATCAGCGAACAAGACGATGAACGACACGAGTTCGACAAGAAATCACCAGCCATTCTGGCCTACAAGGCGAAGCTGATCGAACGGATCAGCTACCACCTTGATAACCAGCTCGCCATGATCCACATACCATGGGAAGAGATCGAGAAATACAGTGACGAATATAACCCCTCAGCCCTAATCATCAGTGAGATGCGGATGGTCAAAGGCGTTCGCGTAGCTATCTCGATCAAGAGCTACCTGGGCGGGGTCTATACGGGCAAACTCCGGGCAAGCAATGATTCGAACTTTCTGGATAAGATAGCCTCGCATTTCGGTGGCGGGGGGCACGGCTATGCGGCCGGCTTTAAGATCAAAACGGATAAAGGTCTCGAGGAGGTCGAAAGAGAGATAATCGGTGTCGTCGAAGAGTGTATGAAAGCGTATGACACCGAGAAAAGGAGAGGAGACGATGAGCAACAAGACGTCTCATGA
- a CDS encoding YbaB/EbfC family nucleoid-associated protein, whose protein sequence is MVFDQAKMIMKMKKAQKELANEVIEIEAGGGAVIVRITGEQKIKKITIDPEQVDLDDIGELERWLEQAVRDAIDRSQKVAAEKMKPLMGGLGL, encoded by the coding sequence ATGGTATTTGATCAAGCTAAGATGATCATGAAGATGAAGAAGGCCCAGAAAGAACTGGCCAACGAAGTCATCGAGATCGAGGCTGGCGGCGGCGCCGTTATTGTCCGTATTACGGGCGAGCAGAAGATTAAAAAGATTACTATTGATCCCGAGCAGGTGGATCTCGACGATATCGGCGAGCTGGAGCGCTGGCTCGAGCAGGCTGTCCGCGACGCTATCGACCGCAGTCAGAAAGTGGCTGCCGAAAAGATGAAACCACTAATGGGCGGTCTGGGTCTCTAA
- a CDS encoding cysteine--tRNA ligase, giving the protein MTPRKGEETMSNKTSHEPDLRLYNTMSREVEAFTPLHDNQVTLYTCGPTVYDYQQIGNYATYIRWDVLARLIKYLGYHLDWVMNVTDVGHLVSDADEGEDKLEKGARREGKSAWDIAEFYLDDFKESMRVLNTLDPTHLVKATDHIKEQIALIKKLEEKGYTYVIDDGVYFDTSKFKDYGKLARLDIENLKAGARVELNPQKRNHTDFALWKFS; this is encoded by the coding sequence ATGACACCGAGAAAAGGAGAGGAGACGATGAGCAACAAGACGTCTCATGAGCCAGATTTACGACTCTACAACACAATGTCACGTGAGGTCGAGGCGTTTACGCCGCTTCACGATAACCAAGTCACTCTCTACACCTGTGGACCAACCGTCTATGACTACCAGCAGATAGGTAACTACGCGACGTACATACGCTGGGATGTGCTGGCTCGGTTGATTAAATATCTTGGATATCACCTCGACTGGGTCATGAACGTGACGGACGTCGGCCACCTTGTCAGTGACGCCGATGAGGGTGAGGACAAGCTTGAAAAGGGCGCCCGACGTGAGGGCAAGAGCGCTTGGGACATAGCCGAGTTCTATCTGGACGACTTTAAAGAGAGTATGCGAGTACTCAATACACTTGACCCCACACACCTAGTCAAGGCGACCGATCATATTAAAGAACAGATCGCGCTGATTAAGAAGTTGGAAGAGAAAGGCTACACCTACGTTATTGACGATGGGGTCTATTTCGACACCTCTAAATTCAAGGACTACGGCAAGCTAGCCCGACTTGATATTGAAAACCTCAAAGCCGGTGCCAGGGTTGAGCTCAATCCTCAGAAGCGTAATCATACTGACTTTGCTCTCTGGAAGTTCTCA
- the recR gene encoding recombination mediator RecR, with protein MALLPPALTKLIEELGNLPGVGPRTAERYATYLLSAPPSVANHLAESLRDLHSKIGYCKVTFALVPAGQELSDLYTDPSRDKQQVAVVEEPLDVVALERTGQFRGTYHVLGGTISPIDGRSPDELHIKELLKRIKDDKVKEVILATNASVEGEATALYIQRQLEGQKLTVSRLARGIPVGVDLEYADQITLSHALEGRQTI; from the coding sequence ATGGCCCTATTGCCACCTGCATTGACTAAACTGATCGAGGAACTCGGCAATCTGCCGGGTGTTGGGCCACGTACTGCCGAGCGATATGCGACCTATCTTCTGTCTGCCCCGCCAAGTGTCGCCAACCACTTAGCCGAATCACTCCGTGACCTTCATAGTAAGATCGGCTACTGCAAAGTAACCTTCGCCCTCGTTCCGGCCGGCCAAGAGCTATCTGACCTCTACACCGATCCGAGTCGAGACAAACAACAGGTAGCTGTTGTCGAGGAGCCGCTTGATGTCGTAGCTTTGGAGCGAACCGGTCAATTTAGAGGAACATACCATGTGCTTGGCGGTACCATCTCGCCGATTGATGGCCGCAGCCCCGACGAGTTACATATCAAAGAGCTACTCAAACGGATCAAAGACGATAAGGTCAAAGAGGTTATCCTGGCCACCAACGCTTCTGTTGAGGGAGAGGCAACCGCTCTCTACATCCAGCGCCAGCTGGAAGGACAGAAGCTGACAGTCAGCCGTTTAGCTCGGGGTATCCCAGTCGGTGTCGATCTCGAATATGCCGATCAGATCACCCTAAGCCATGCTCTCGAGGGGAGACAGACTATATGA